The following is a genomic window from Lysinibacillus sp. JNUCC-52.
GCACGAGATATGTAGGAGAAGAAAAACTGCCTCCTACGTAACTCGTGCTTTTTTAATATAGTTAAGCAGCACCTTGTGTTTTAGATCGATAAAACAGTGAACTACATAAGACAAGAACGGCGATGACAGCAAACATTGCATCAATATAATGCGTTAAAAGCCATCCCCCAATAATAGGGCCAATAAAACCACCTAAATTTTTAAATTGAGAGGCGCCTAGATATGTTGCTTTTTGTGTATCTGGTGCAATTTCATCGATCATGACATTCATTGTTGGGAAAGCAAATATTTCGCCAATTGTAAAAATAATCATTGCACAAATGAACAGCGAATAGTTCGTTGATATGCCAAAGAGCGTTAAACCAACTGCAAAGAATACGATACCAATCAGAAGAATTGTGGATGATGAAAAACGCTCTGAAAAAATACTAATCGGTAATTGTAGTAAGAGAACAACCGCCGCATTTAACGAAATTAGTAAAGAATAGAGCTTAGCACCATCCTCAATTTTTAGCTCAATCAATTGCGGAAGTGTTGAATCAAATTGGGAGTAGCCAATATTTATTAAAATGGCTCCAAAAATAAAGCTTAATAATACTTTGTTTGTTAAAAGAATCGTAAAGGTTTGAAGCACTTTTGTTTGTGTGATAGCTTTTTGTTGCTGCATTTCGTAACGATTCAATACGAAAAATAAAAATAGTGCATAAATAATGTACATAACACCTGTCAGCATAAACGGAATGCTAGGACTGGATAGCTGGGCTATATAAACGCCAATAAGAGGTCCTATTACGGCCGCTATATTAATGGCTGTATAGCGCAATGAAAACAATCTTTTGCGTTTTTCTGCTGGAGTGAAATCAATCATTAATGCTTGTGTAGAAGGCTCAAAGAACGAGCGACATAAGCCGTTCAACGCATTAAGTACGACAAAGAACCATATCGTATGTGCTGTAGCAAAGCCGAAGAAAACAATACTCCAAACAAGTATCGTAAGTAAAATGACACTTTTGCGACCAAAGCGATCTGTTAAATAACCGCCAAAAAATCCACCTACAGTGGAAATCAGCGGTGCAATACCAATGGTCAGCCCTATCTGTAAAGGGGAGGCATCAATTTCGTTATGTAAATATATAGCTAAAAAAGGCATTGCCATAAAGCTCGCAATACGTGTAAATATAGTACCACCTAAAATAATCCAAACGAGCGGGTGGAACATCTTGGATAGTTGCATAAAAATCCTCCTCTCAACATGTAGAATGTTTCGAGTGTAACGGATTGTGAAGAGGCTGTAAATAGAAAAAAAGAATGACCCCGACGAAAGGTCATTCTTTTTTCTTACAATAATGCTTTACGCAACGTGCGCAAAAACTAAGACGTCAATTTTACTTTTTTACTCGTCGTTGTCCATTTGCCTCGACTTGGACTCATCACCAAATCGTTAAAGGCTAACACGTTCAAATCTCTTTGAACGGTGCGAGGAGTGATGCTAAACTCTTCGACTAAATCCTGTGTAGACACGGTTCCTTTGTCTAAAATAAACATGTACACGTCTTTAATACGATTAAGCATTCGATCAGTAGTTGGTTTCATAAATGAACCACTCCTTCATCTTAATTCACTTGGCAAAGACTAGCGGACGACACTATGTGCGGAGTGCACTGAGGCTTTTTAAGTAGCTGCCTTAGACATCCCCTTTTCTAATTTTATGTTCAGAACAATAATTCTGATAACTCTATTATATAGAAAAACGAAGCAGTTTTCTAGTGAATGCAATAGAAATTTACAATATATACATAAAGTTTTCGCTGTATTTTGTGGACATTAGTGTAAAAGATGCTATATGTGGTAGTGTAAAGGGAAGAGAGGCAAATGATAGTTAGAAAGACGATTGTATTTTTCTAAGTAAAGAGTAGAATAATCTTATTATAAAATGGAGGAGGTACATAGTATGGATTGGTTACATGCTGCAAAGGAAAGACAAGATGAGTTAGTAAGAGAATTACAGGAGCTTGTGCAAATTAATAGTGTATTGGATGAAAAAACGATAACAGAAAATGTGCCGTTTGGTAATGGACCGCTAAAGGCACTGGAATGGTTGTTAGCAAAGGGTGAAGTTGAAGGGCTACAAACGAAAAATGTTGATAATTATGCTGGACATATTGAAATGGGCCAAGGTGAAGAATTACTCGGTATTTTATGTCATGTTGATGTAGTGCCTGAAGGGGATGAAACGAATTGGACTTATCCACCTTTTAGTGGCACGATTGCCGATGGGAAATTATTTGCCCGAGGTGCAATAGACGATAAAGGCCCAACGATTGCTGCATGGATGGGCATGAAGCTTGTGAAAGATGCAGGCATTCCATTAAACAAACGCGTACGAATGATTATCGGTACGGATGAAGAAACAGGCTTCCGCTGTGTCGACCATTATTTTAAAAATGAGGAAATGCCAACATTCGGTTTTGCACCAGATGCAGACTTCCCACTCATTAATGCCGAAAAAGGCATCGCTGAGCTTGTGTTCTCTCAAAATAAATCTGGGGATGCGACGAAAGAACAGCTACTACTATTTAATGCTGGGAAGCGTCCAAATATGGTACCAGATTTCGCAAAAGCGACAATTCAATTAGTATCTGCACAATTCGAACAGAATTTTCAAACATTTTTAAGCAAAAATCAGCTAGAAGGCTCTTTATTAAAAGAGGGTTCTCGCTATATAATAACTATCAAAGGAAAAGCAGCTCACGCAATGGAACCTGAGAAGGGGATCAATGCAGCTGTCTACCTTGCAGCATTTTTACAGCAAGAATTGACGACAGAAGGAAGTAAGCAATTTGTCGATTTTATCGCAGATGTATTCCATCAAGACCATTATGGCAACGCATTAGCTTTGCAATTTGAGGATGATATGTCTGGCAAAACGACATTAAATCCAGGTATTGTTACTTATGATGTAGCCCAAGGAGGAAGCATAGTCGTTAGTTTCCGCTACTCTGTAACGTATCCATTTGATCAAAAAATTACAGAGGCTCAACGTTTAGCTGCTGACAAAGGATTATCACTCGATGTTCAAGATAACTCAAAACCTCATTATGTCAGTGAGGACGATCCGTTAATCCAAACGTTAGCTGCTGTTTATCGCCGACAAACAGGGGACAACGATACTCCTTTGCTTTCGACTGGTGGTGGTACGTATGCGCGCGTCTTGAAAAAAGGTGTGGCATTCGGCATGCTTTTCCCTGGTGATCCAGATGTAATGCATCGTGCGGATGAATATGTAATTGTTGATAAATTAGTACAAGCTGCTGCTATTTATGCAGAAGCTATTGCAGAACTTGCTGGGAAGTAAGTGTAATCTGTAAGAGTATGATGTTCTTATGAAAGAGGTCACAAAGCTTCACTTGCAAAGCACTTCACTAAAAAATAATTTTAAAATGAAAAGGATGTATGAACATGGCATACTCATTATGGAATGATCAAATCGTTGAAGAAGGATCTATTACAATTTCACCAGAAGACCGTGGTTACCAATTTGGAGACGGTATATATGAAGTAATTAAAGTATATAACGGAAATATGTTCACAGCACAAGAGCACATTGATCGTTTCTATGCTAGTGCCGAAAAAATTCGTCTTGTCATTCCTTATACAAAAGACGTTTTACACAAATTACTGCATGATTTAATCGAAAAAAACAACTTAGAAACAGGTCATGTTTATTTTCAAATTACACGTGGTACGACTTCTCGTAACCACATCTTCCCAGATGCAAGCGTACCAGCTGTCCTAACAGGCAATGTTAAAGCTGGCGAGCGTTCAATCGAAAATTTTGAAAAAGGTGTAAAGGCAACATTGGTAGAAGATGTGCGCTGGTTACGTTGTGATATTAAATCGTTAAATTTACTGGGAGCTGTACTTGCAAAACAAGAGGCTTCTGAAAAAGGATGCTACGAAGCAATTTTACACCGTGGTGATATTGTAACGGAATGCTCATCTGCAAATGTTTATGGTATTAAGGCAGGTAAACTTTACACACACCCAGCAAATAACTACATCTTAAATGGTATTACACGCCAAGTTATTTTAAAATGTGCAGCAGAAATTAATTTACCTGTTATTGAAGAGCCAATGACAAAAGGCGATTTATTAGCAATGGATGAAATTATCGTGTCATCCGTTTCTTCTGAAGTAACACCAGTTATCGATGTGGATGGTCGTCAAATCGGCGCAGGTGTTCCTGGAGAATGGACTCGTAAATTACAAAAAGCATTTGAGGCGAAATTACCACTTTCAATCAATGCTAAATAACAGTAAGTAATTAAAAAGAGCTACCTATAACTTGGTTAATAGCCAAGCTGCTAGGCTAGCTCTTTTTTATAGAACAAAATATGCATGTATTCTCCTGAAACGTCATGTAAAATAAAAAGGATAGAACCTTTAATTGGTAGTAGAACAAAAGCCAATGAGGCAAAGTTGATATGGGGTAGTAGATTGGAGTGACCTAAACATGGCACAATTAGTGAAAATACAAGATTATATTTCACGTTATCAAATTGATTTAGCTAGATACCCAACACAGTTTGTGCGCTTAAAAAAAAGTCAATGGGAGCGCATTAAACGTCAATGGGAATTAGGCGAAGATATAACGGAATGGCAGCATACTGAAAATGAAAAAGACAATGATTCTTTTGAAGAAAAAGATCGCTTCTCATTCATTAAAAAGATTTTTACAGGGCGTCCAAAGGAAGATATCCAAGAAGATATTGAGCAAGTAGACGTGACGAACGAATTTGCCGATGAAGAAGATATCATTCCAGAAGAGGAAACAACATTATCTTTTGAACCGAATATTGTTTACGCACCTCAGTCCATCCATGAATTGAAGCGGATGTTTATAGACCAATTTTTTCATTTTCAAATGAAATGGGCAAGCTCCACTTTGCGAGAAAAATCGTATGTAGATCCTCGATTTATGCGCGATTCTTTGTTACGTACACTGCTACAAAACTTACCAGATAATTATTTAGTCTTTTACTATCCGATTTTACAGGTGAGAAAAGCACCGATCGAGCTGGATGTTGTGTTAATGTCACCAACAGAATGCATTTGTATTACTGTGCTTGAAGCAGAGAATCAGGCGGTATATGTAGGTGGCAGTGAACGCTTTTGGTTGAAAAAAGTGGGGACAAAGGATTCAAAAATACTCAATCCGATGATTAGCTTAAGCAGAATGGAATCTGTTCTAACACAATTATTTAAGCAAGACCAAATAGACATGCCGATTCGTAAGGTTATTTTAACACGTAATGGTTATTTCGATTACCCAGGTTCATCTTTTAGTGTTCGCTTAGTCGACCGTCGTAATTATAATGAATGGATGCAGTCATTAAAAAATGTTTCATCACCTATGAAGCATATGCAAATTCGAGCAGCTCAAACAATTTTAAATAATGTGCAAACGACTTCTTTTAATCGTGATATTTGGCAACAAACATCTTCAAAAGCTGAGGACTAACAGATGCATGTATTATTTATTGTTAATGAGTGTGCTGGGAATGGGAAGGGTAAAATTGTTTGGAATAGATTGCAGCAGCAATTATCCATTGATTATCAAGTAGCTCTTACACAATACGAAGGGCACGGTCAAGAAATTGCTGAGCAATGGGCGCAAAAAGACCAAACAAAAAAGTTAATCATAGTAGTTGGCGGAGATGGCACCGTTCATGAAGTTGTTAGTGGCATTGTACATAATCAATTAGTCGTTATTGCCGTGGTCAGTGCAGGCTCTGGTAATGATTTTGCCCGTTATTATCCAACATTTAAAAATGCGAAACAGATTGAACTTTATGTCAGGTCGGAATTGTCTGCCAGTATGATGGATATCGGAAAGCTGCAGCTAGGAGCAATGCAACACGAAGTATTTGTTAATAATGCGGGAATCGGCTTTGATGCCTATGTCACAAGGCACATAAATAAGTCCCGTCTTAAATACTATTTCAATAAAATAGGACTTGGTAAGCTTTCCTATGCCGCTGCAGTAGTTAGAGGGTTATTTCGCTTTAGTTGTTTCGATGTAACAGTTCAGACGCAAAATCAAACGATTCATTTTCAAAATGTCTGGTTTGTCGCTACAAGCAATCAACCGTATTTTGGCGGTGGCATGAAAATTTCACCTATGTCTAAAGCAAATGATGGCAAAGTTGAATTAACTATTGTCCACAATATTTCTAGAGTGAAATTACTATTAATTTTTGCCACTGTTTTTTTTGAAAAGCATACAAAGTTTCAAGAAATATCTTTTTTACAAAGCGAGCAATTTGATATTGTTGTGCATGCAAATAGCGTTGATTGTCATACTGATGGAAATTATATCGGAGCGATTGGGCAGGATGTAGTCGTGCGATGTACAGTGCAACAACAAGCATGGAAATGTATAACATTGGAAAAGTCAAAAAACGTCATTTCGCAATAATATCATGCGAATGTGACGTTTTTACGTTATACTAATAAAAAATCAATAATTTCACTATTAAGAAATGAGGAAGAAAATTGAGATTAAGAAATAAGCCTTGGGCAGAGGAAATGATTACAAATCATCCAGAGGTGATTATTCCAAATCCTGAAGACTTTAAAGGAAACTGGCAAGCTGTTTTCGGCAATGATCACCCACTACACATTGAAGTAGGAACTGGGAAAGGTCAATTTGTGACTGGAATGGCCTTGCAAAATCCACATATTAATTATATCGGTATTGAGCTTTATGATAGCGTAATTGTTTGCGCATTAGAAAACATTTTAGAAGCTAAATCTCCAGCGAATTTACGTTTATTAAAAGTAAATGGCGCAGATTTAAATAAATTTTTTGAAAAAAATGATGTAGATCGTGTGTATTTGAATTTCTCAGATCCTTGGCCAAAAATACGCCATGCAAAGCGTCGTTTAACGCACGAGGGTTTTTTGAAATTATATGAGTCGATTCTAGTGGATAATGGGGAAATCCATTTTAAGACGGATAACCGTAGTCTTTTTGAGTATTCCTTAATTAGTATGTCTGAATACGGTATGTTATTAAAGTATGTATCACTCGACCTACATGCAAATATGCCAGAAGATAATATTATGACAGAATATGAGCAAAAGTTTTCTGCTAAAGGACAGCCGATTTATCGTTTAGAATCGCAATTTATTAAAAAATAGCAAACAGTAGGGGGAGTATGGATGGATCAGTTACAGTTTCATAATATGTCATTATCATGGCTAAACGGGGGTGTCACTTGCCTTGATGGCGGTGCAATGTTTGGCGTAGTACCAAAACCACTTTGGTCACGCAAATATCCAGTAAACGAAAACAATCAAATCGAATTACCTACAGAGCCTATCTTAATACAATATGATGGGAAAAACTATCTTGTTGATACGGGTGTTGGTTTTAACAAATTAAATGAAAAGCAATTGCGAAACTATGGAGTAACAGAAGAATCAACTCTAGCTGATAGTTTGCAAGAGCTTGGCTTAACAACGGCTGATATTGATGCAATTTTAATGACGCATTTACATTTTGATCATGCGGGTGGTCTTACACGATGGGAAGGTGAAGTTTTAGTCCCTACATTCCCTAATGCTAAAATTTATGTAACAAAAATTGAATGGGATGAAATGCGTGAGCCGAATATTCGCTCTAAAAATACGTATTGGAAAGAAAATTGGGAGCCTGTTCAACATTTAGTAGAAACATATGAAGGGTCGTTAGAGGTTGCTTCTGGAATTGAAATGATTCATACAGGTGGACATAGCGATGGACATGCTATTATTAAATTAACGCAAAATGGCGAAGTAATGTTGCATATGGCAGATATTATGCCAACTCATGCGCATCAAAATCCATTATGGGTGTTAGCATATGATGATTATCCAATGACGAGTGTTTTTGCCAAAGAACGTCTTATGAAGGAAGCTTTAGCAAATGGCTACAGTTTTATTTTCTACCATGATGCATATTACCGTATGATTAAATGGGATGAAACAGGCAAGGAAATTGTTGATAAATTAGAACGTAGCAGACAAGCTGTTATTACATTTAATAAATAATATATGGATTTCATGTGTGATTGCTTTTACAGACCACACTTTAGACTATAGGCTAGCTTAAAGAGCCTATAGTCTTTTTTATTTTTAGACATTCAAAAATGGAGTGTAGAGCTCTGGAAAGGAAATATGTATTTTTAATATTTCGAAATATTTTTTTGTAATATTCAGCTATTTGGAAACGACTACTTTCTGAGTGGTGATATAATATGCTATTTACCAATTTTAACATGTAATATTCTGAATATTACATATTGACTGATTAATCTAATATTAATATACTAAGATAACATCAAAGAGCGTTAGATTGACAGAAGGGAAATGAAATACAATGAAAAATTTTATCAATAATGTACTAACTGGGATGAGTATGGGAATTGTTGTTTGTTTAATTCCCAATGCATTAGTAGGTGAGATATTAAAACTAATAATTCCTTATGTGCCCCAGCTAGAAATTATTTTAAATACATCTGTATTAGCAATGAGTCTACTACCTGTTATTATTGGCGTCATGACAGGAATTTGCTTTAAATTAACACCTGTCCAAACATGTAGCGTTGGACTAGCTGCATTTGTTGGTAGTGGTGTATATACTATTGATCCAGATACAGGCATTACAATTGCTGGTATTGGTGTTGTTATTAATATTGGGATTACGACTGCTTTAGCTGTGTTATTTGTGCAATTTTTAGGTAATAAGCTGAAGGACTTTACACTATTATTAATGCCTGCACTTGCTATGTTTGTACCTG
Proteins encoded in this region:
- a CDS encoding diacylglycerol/lipid kinase family protein, encoding MHVLFIVNECAGNGKGKIVWNRLQQQLSIDYQVALTQYEGHGQEIAEQWAQKDQTKKLIIVVGGDGTVHEVVSGIVHNQLVVIAVVSAGSGNDFARYYPTFKNAKQIELYVRSELSASMMDIGKLQLGAMQHEVFVNNAGIGFDAYVTRHINKSRLKYYFNKIGLGKLSYAAAVVRGLFRFSCFDVTVQTQNQTIHFQNVWFVATSNQPYFGGGMKISPMSKANDGKVELTIVHNISRVKLLLIFATVFFEKHTKFQEISFLQSEQFDIVVHANSVDCHTDGNYIGAIGQDVVVRCTVQQQAWKCITLEKSKNVISQ
- a CDS encoding nuclease-related domain-containing protein is translated as MAQLVKIQDYISRYQIDLARYPTQFVRLKKSQWERIKRQWELGEDITEWQHTENEKDNDSFEEKDRFSFIKKIFTGRPKEDIQEDIEQVDVTNEFADEEDIIPEEETTLSFEPNIVYAPQSIHELKRMFIDQFFHFQMKWASSTLREKSYVDPRFMRDSLLRTLLQNLPDNYLVFYYPILQVRKAPIELDVVLMSPTECICITVLEAENQAVYVGGSERFWLKKVGTKDSKILNPMISLSRMESVLTQLFKQDQIDMPIRKVILTRNGYFDYPGSSFSVRLVDRRNYNEWMQSLKNVSSPMKHMQIRAAQTILNNVQTTSFNRDIWQQTSSKAED
- the pepV gene encoding dipeptidase PepV, translating into MDWLHAAKERQDELVRELQELVQINSVLDEKTITENVPFGNGPLKALEWLLAKGEVEGLQTKNVDNYAGHIEMGQGEELLGILCHVDVVPEGDETNWTYPPFSGTIADGKLFARGAIDDKGPTIAAWMGMKLVKDAGIPLNKRVRMIIGTDEETGFRCVDHYFKNEEMPTFGFAPDADFPLINAEKGIAELVFSQNKSGDATKEQLLLFNAGKRPNMVPDFAKATIQLVSAQFEQNFQTFLSKNQLEGSLLKEGSRYIITIKGKAAHAMEPEKGINAAVYLAAFLQQELTTEGSKQFVDFIADVFHQDHYGNALALQFEDDMSGKTTLNPGIVTYDVAQGGSIVVSFRYSVTYPFDQKITEAQRLAADKGLSLDVQDNSKPHYVSEDDPLIQTLAAVYRRQTGDNDTPLLSTGGGTYARVLKKGVAFGMLFPGDPDVMHRADEYVIVDKLVQAAAIYAEAIAELAGK
- a CDS encoding YtnP family quorum-quenching lactonase, whose amino-acid sequence is MDQLQFHNMSLSWLNGGVTCLDGGAMFGVVPKPLWSRKYPVNENNQIELPTEPILIQYDGKNYLVDTGVGFNKLNEKQLRNYGVTEESTLADSLQELGLTTADIDAILMTHLHFDHAGGLTRWEGEVLVPTFPNAKIYVTKIEWDEMREPNIRSKNTYWKENWEPVQHLVETYEGSLEVASGIEMIHTGGHSDGHAIIKLTQNGEVMLHMADIMPTHAHQNPLWVLAYDDYPMTSVFAKERLMKEALANGYSFIFYHDAYYRMIKWDETGKEIVDKLERSRQAVITFNK
- a CDS encoding DeoR family transcriptional regulator is translated as MKPTTDRMLNRIKDVYMFILDKGTVSTQDLVEEFSITPRTVQRDLNVLAFNDLVMSPSRGKWTTTSKKVKLTS
- the dat gene encoding D-amino-acid transaminase, with translation MAYSLWNDQIVEEGSITISPEDRGYQFGDGIYEVIKVYNGNMFTAQEHIDRFYASAEKIRLVIPYTKDVLHKLLHDLIEKNNLETGHVYFQITRGTTSRNHIFPDASVPAVLTGNVKAGERSIENFEKGVKATLVEDVRWLRCDIKSLNLLGAVLAKQEASEKGCYEAILHRGDIVTECSSANVYGIKAGKLYTHPANNYILNGITRQVILKCAAEINLPVIEEPMTKGDLLAMDEIIVSSVSSEVTPVIDVDGRQIGAGVPGEWTRKLQKAFEAKLPLSINAK
- the trmB gene encoding tRNA (guanosine(46)-N7)-methyltransferase TrmB → MRLRNKPWAEEMITNHPEVIIPNPEDFKGNWQAVFGNDHPLHIEVGTGKGQFVTGMALQNPHINYIGIELYDSVIVCALENILEAKSPANLRLLKVNGADLNKFFEKNDVDRVYLNFSDPWPKIRHAKRRLTHEGFLKLYESILVDNGEIHFKTDNRSLFEYSLISMSEYGMLLKYVSLDLHANMPEDNIMTEYEQKFSAKGQPIYRLESQFIKK
- a CDS encoding MDR family MFS transporter, producing the protein MQLSKMFHPLVWIILGGTIFTRIASFMAMPFLAIYLHNEIDASPLQIGLTIGIAPLISTVGGFFGGYLTDRFGRKSVILLTILVWSIVFFGFATAHTIWFFVVLNALNGLCRSFFEPSTQALMIDFTPAEKRKRLFSLRYTAINIAAVIGPLIGVYIAQLSSPSIPFMLTGVMYIIYALFLFFVLNRYEMQQQKAITQTKVLQTFTILLTNKVLLSFIFGAILINIGYSQFDSTLPQLIELKIEDGAKLYSLLISLNAAVVLLLQLPISIFSERFSSSTILLIGIVFFAVGLTLFGISTNYSLFICAMIIFTIGEIFAFPTMNVMIDEIAPDTQKATYLGASQFKNLGGFIGPIIGGWLLTHYIDAMFAVIAVLVLCSSLFYRSKTQGAA